One segment of Pseudoalteromonas rubra DNA contains the following:
- the thiI gene encoding tRNA uracil 4-sulfurtransferase ThiI produces the protein MFKFIVKLHPEIVIKSKSVRKRFTMVLERNIKLVLSRFDEKVTVKNNWDNITVVTHSEDPKIRQAFISGLGRIPGIVQFLEVQETTFETLDDIYQTALPLVGPQIENKTFCVRVKRQGDHDFTSSDVERYVGGGLNQNVPGARVQLRKPEVTVKIEVKGDRAYIVTTKHLGMGGFPLPTQEDVLSLMSGGFDSGVASYQMIRKGARTHFLFFNLGGAAHEIGVKQVSHYLWKQYSSTHKVRFITVDFEPVVAEILENIESSQMGVVLKRMMMRAGSAVAERFGIQALVTGECIGQVSSQTLANLNVIDRVTETLILRPLIQYDKEEIIRIARQIGTCEMAESMPEYCGVISKKPTVKAKLEKIEAEEGKFDFDVLDTVVENAIVKDIREIEAEAKEEVKEAENVSDLPAGAVVVDIRSPEEEDADPLELEGIEVIHLPFFRLATKFGDLPQDKDYYLYCNKGVMSQLQALILHENGFANVRVYRP, from the coding sequence ATGTTTAAATTTATCGTCAAATTGCACCCTGAAATCGTGATCAAAAGTAAATCGGTTCGCAAACGCTTTACTATGGTACTCGAACGAAACATCAAACTGGTGCTGAGCCGCTTTGACGAAAAAGTGACGGTAAAAAATAACTGGGACAACATCACAGTGGTAACGCACAGCGAAGATCCTAAGATCCGCCAAGCGTTTATCAGTGGTTTGGGCCGCATTCCAGGCATTGTGCAGTTTCTTGAAGTGCAGGAAACCACTTTTGAAACACTGGACGACATTTATCAAACCGCACTGCCTTTGGTGGGCCCGCAAATCGAAAATAAGACGTTCTGTGTTCGGGTGAAACGTCAGGGGGATCATGACTTTACTTCCAGTGACGTAGAAAGGTATGTCGGCGGTGGTTTGAACCAGAACGTGCCGGGCGCACGGGTGCAATTACGCAAACCTGAGGTCACGGTTAAAATTGAAGTAAAAGGCGATCGTGCTTATATTGTCACAACCAAACATTTGGGTATGGGTGGTTTCCCATTGCCAACACAAGAAGACGTGTTGTCTCTGATGTCGGGTGGCTTTGACTCGGGTGTGGCCAGCTACCAGATGATCCGTAAAGGCGCGAGAACCCACTTCTTGTTCTTCAACCTGGGTGGTGCGGCACATGAGATTGGTGTAAAGCAGGTGAGTCACTACTTGTGGAAGCAATACAGCTCAACGCATAAGGTACGTTTTATCACGGTAGACTTTGAACCTGTGGTGGCAGAGATTTTGGAGAACATCGAAAGCAGCCAGATGGGCGTCGTGCTCAAACGTATGATGATGCGTGCTGGTTCCGCCGTTGCTGAGCGCTTTGGTATTCAGGCATTAGTGACTGGTGAGTGTATTGGTCAGGTGTCGAGTCAAACGCTGGCAAACCTGAATGTGATTGATCGTGTCACCGAAACCCTGATCTTACGCCCTCTGATCCAATATGATAAAGAAGAGATCATTCGCATTGCGCGCCAGATTGGCACCTGTGAAATGGCGGAGTCCATGCCTGAGTACTGTGGTGTGATCTCGAAAAAGCCGACGGTTAAAGCGAAGCTGGAAAAAATCGAAGCTGAAGAAGGCAAGTTTGACTTTGATGTGCTGGATACCGTGGTGGAAAACGCCATCGTGAAAGACATTCGCGAGATTGAGGCTGAGGCAAAAGAAGAAGTTAAAGAAGCTGAAAATGTCAGCGATCTGCCTGCGGGTGCCGTGGTGGTTGATATTCGCTCTCCGGAAGAGGAAGATGCCGATCCACTTGAGCTGGAGGGAATTGAAGTGATCCACTTGCCATTTTTCCGCCTCGCGACGAAGTTTGGCGATTTACCACAGGACAAAGATTACTACCTCTATTGTAATAAAGGCGTGATGAGCCAGTTGCAGGCCCTGATCCTGCACGAAAATGGCTTTGCCAACGTCAGAGTCTATCGCCCATAA
- a CDS encoding TetR/AcrR family transcriptional regulator — MNTKEKIIRTSIALFNLHGERTITTNHIASNMGISPGNLYYHFKNKEDIIRNIFALYSEHLSTHFKPLEAHDEPVEQLTQYLDSLFELMWRYHFFYDNLNDILVRDDVLKKDYIAFQARLFEQVKAVVIGLRQAEVIAISNEDANELAHMLKMVVSFWTPYVKARRMTGVLEQQDIYNGIVKVLMLFKPYATSLSRDKIQHLQQHYQAMADASLPSIA; from the coding sequence ATGAATACCAAGGAAAAAATTATTCGTACCAGTATCGCCTTGTTTAATTTACATGGCGAGCGAACAATCACCACCAACCACATCGCTTCTAATATGGGGATCAGTCCTGGCAATCTGTATTACCATTTTAAAAATAAAGAAGACATTATTCGCAATATTTTTGCTTTGTATAGTGAGCACTTAAGTACCCACTTCAAGCCATTAGAAGCCCATGATGAACCCGTTGAACAGTTGACCCAGTATCTCGATTCGCTGTTTGAGCTGATGTGGCGTTATCATTTCTTCTACGATAACCTCAACGATATTTTGGTGCGCGACGATGTCCTTAAAAAAGACTATATTGCGTTTCAGGCGCGATTGTTTGAGCAGGTGAAAGCAGTCGTTATTGGTCTGCGACAGGCCGAAGTCATCGCGATCAGCAATGAGGATGCCAATGAGCTGGCACACATGCTGAAAATGGTGGTGAGCTTTTGGACACCTTACGTGAAAGCCCGCAGAATGACCGGGGTATTGGAGCAACAGGATATCTACAATGGCATTGTGAAGGTCTTGATGCTGTTTAAACCCTATGCCACCTCACTGAGCCGGGACAAAATCCAACATCTACAGCAACACTATCAGGCAATGGCGGATGCGTCTTTACCCAGCATAGCTTGA
- the coaD gene encoding pantetheine-phosphate adenylyltransferase codes for MQVTALYPGTFDPLTNGHADLIKRAAKMFDTVILAIAHNPNKKPCFTLDERVALAKDVLAEHDNVKVIGFSGLLVDLARQQQANVLIRGIRAVSDFDYEFQLANMNRRLFPELESVFLTPSEKNSFISSTLVKEVALHHGDVSEFVSPLVAKALEEKLHG; via the coding sequence ATGCAAGTAACCGCTTTATATCCGGGCACCTTTGATCCGCTCACCAATGGACACGCCGATTTAATCAAACGCGCGGCCAAAATGTTCGACACTGTCATTTTAGCCATCGCACATAACCCAAACAAAAAACCCTGCTTTACTTTGGATGAACGTGTTGCGTTGGCAAAAGATGTATTGGCGGAACATGACAATGTTAAAGTCATTGGCTTTAGCGGACTACTCGTCGACCTGGCCCGTCAGCAACAAGCCAATGTGCTGATCCGTGGGATCAGAGCGGTTTCTGATTTCGATTATGAATTTCAGCTGGCAAACATGAATCGTCGCTTATTTCCTGAATTGGAAAGTGTGTTTCTGACGCCTTCTGAGAAAAACTCTTTTATCTCTTCTACACTGGTCAAAGAAGTCGCTTTACATCATGGTGATGTCAGCGAATTTGTCAGCCCATTAGTGGCTAAAGCTCTAGAGGAAAAATTACACGGATGA
- the argB gene encoding acetylglutamate kinase, translated as MTDKKTWVIKLGGAVLNSEHAAHDLFIALKSLAQQGDKDNFVVVHGGGALVDRWLSDAGFATAKHQGLRISPKEQMPYIVGALAGCANKQLMAQAITAGLVPAGISLYEAGLLTTQKLKALGQVGTCEAAHESLIPELLAAGRIPLVSSIGIGADGALFNVNADEAAAALAHQLGGELIFMTDVEAVLDGTGQPLAQLNSDQIEQLIAQKVIVGGMEVKVKTSLHAARHLRRGVYISSWQKPDNLLALIEGQHVGTHILP; from the coding sequence ATGACAGATAAAAAAACCTGGGTGATCAAACTTGGTGGTGCTGTGCTGAATTCAGAGCACGCCGCGCATGATTTATTTATCGCGCTGAAATCACTGGCTCAGCAAGGTGATAAAGACAACTTTGTAGTAGTGCATGGCGGTGGTGCATTAGTAGACCGCTGGCTCAGTGATGCCGGGTTTGCGACCGCTAAACATCAGGGGCTGCGGATCAGTCCCAAAGAGCAGATGCCTTACATAGTCGGTGCATTAGCTGGGTGCGCAAACAAACAGTTAATGGCACAGGCAATTACAGCGGGTCTGGTGCCGGCAGGGATCAGTTTATACGAAGCAGGCCTGCTGACTACGCAGAAACTCAAGGCGTTGGGGCAGGTTGGCACCTGTGAAGCAGCGCACGAAAGCCTGATCCCCGAGCTGCTGGCTGCTGGAAGAATCCCCTTAGTTAGCTCGATTGGCATTGGTGCAGACGGCGCGCTGTTTAATGTCAATGCGGATGAAGCAGCAGCTGCGCTGGCACATCAACTCGGTGGTGAGCTGATTTTTATGACGGATGTTGAAGCTGTGCTGGATGGCACAGGTCAGCCATTAGCGCAACTCAACAGTGACCAGATAGAACAACTGATAGCACAGAAGGTGATTGTGGGCGGGATGGAGGTCAAAGTTAAGACCAGTCTTCACGCTGCCCGACATTTACGACGTGGGGTGTATATCTCAAGCTGGCAGAAGCCAGATAACCTGCTTGCCCTGATTGAGGGCCAGCACGTCGGAACCCATATTCTACCGTAG
- the argH gene encoding argininosuccinate lyase — protein sequence MALWGGRFSSGPDEAFKQFNDSLPFDYQLAEQDIVGSIAWAGALKQVQVLTGDEHAQLVAALQALLEEASADPRAIATAGYEDIHSYVEARLIEKVGDLGKKLHTGRSRNDQVATDFRLWCRDSGYKILDALTTLKTAFVALAERELGTILPGYTHLQRAQPVLFSHWCMAYVEMLERDTSRLQDAITRLNECPLGSGALAGTAYAIDRERLAAELEFNCATRNSLDAVSDRDFVLELLSCASISMLHLSRLAEDMIFYNSGEAGFIDLGDNVTSGSSLMPQKKNPDALELIRGKTGRVFGAFSAMMMTLKALPLAYNKDMQEDKEGVFDAMPTWLAALHMAQSCIESVKVNADKTKQAAQGGHANATELADYLVAKGIPFREGHHIVGQLVQLALSEQKNLEDLSLAQFQSVCPHIEQDVYPVLQLDACIAARSAKGGTSVTQVSAAIGVAKKKQRITVRDASLNDVEAIAGLIQYWAKVGENLPRAKSDMIHSINEFAVTEVDGKVTGCASLYIYDTGLAEIRSLGVDPSIPVKGQGQLLVAHLLAKAKRLALKRVIVLTRVPGFFDKQGFSGCNKDSLPEKVMKDCELCLRKNNCDEVAMEYMLQVAEPARIPCQFVA from the coding sequence ATGGCATTGTGGGGTGGGCGCTTTTCGTCTGGGCCGGATGAGGCCTTCAAACAATTTAATGATTCCTTGCCGTTCGATTATCAGCTGGCTGAGCAGGATATTGTTGGTTCGATTGCCTGGGCTGGGGCACTTAAGCAGGTTCAGGTCCTGACTGGCGATGAGCATGCCCAACTGGTCGCGGCGTTGCAGGCGCTACTCGAGGAAGCCAGTGCTGATCCGCGTGCCATTGCTACGGCCGGCTATGAAGACATTCATTCTTATGTCGAGGCGCGCCTGATTGAAAAAGTCGGCGATCTGGGTAAAAAGTTACACACAGGTCGTAGTCGTAATGATCAGGTGGCCACCGACTTTCGCTTATGGTGCCGTGATAGTGGTTACAAAATCCTGGACGCACTGACGACGTTAAAAACGGCTTTCGTTGCATTGGCAGAGCGTGAGCTGGGCACTATTTTACCAGGTTATACCCACTTGCAGCGGGCACAACCTGTGCTGTTCAGTCACTGGTGCATGGCCTATGTGGAAATGCTGGAGCGCGATACGTCGCGCCTGCAAGATGCCATAACACGGTTGAATGAATGTCCACTTGGCAGTGGGGCGCTGGCAGGCACAGCCTATGCTATCGACAGAGAACGGCTGGCTGCTGAGCTGGAGTTCAACTGTGCCACCCGCAATAGCTTAGATGCCGTGTCAGATCGGGACTTTGTCCTGGAGTTGCTGAGTTGTGCCTCGATCTCTATGCTGCACCTGTCACGTCTGGCCGAGGATATGATTTTTTATAACTCCGGCGAGGCGGGCTTTATTGACCTCGGTGACAATGTGACATCCGGCTCCTCTTTAATGCCACAGAAGAAAAATCCCGATGCACTGGAGCTTATTCGGGGCAAAACGGGGCGTGTATTTGGGGCCTTCAGCGCCATGATGATGACGTTGAAAGCCTTGCCACTGGCTTATAACAAGGATATGCAGGAAGACAAAGAAGGGGTGTTCGACGCCATGCCAACCTGGCTGGCGGCACTGCATATGGCGCAGTCTTGCATTGAAAGTGTGAAGGTAAACGCCGATAAAACCAAACAGGCGGCACAAGGTGGTCATGCCAATGCCACAGAGCTGGCCGATTATCTGGTTGCAAAGGGGATCCCTTTCCGTGAAGGCCATCATATTGTGGGTCAATTGGTACAGCTGGCGCTGAGTGAACAAAAAAACCTTGAAGATCTTAGTCTTGCACAGTTTCAGTCGGTGTGTCCGCACATTGAGCAGGATGTTTATCCGGTATTACAACTTGATGCCTGTATTGCAGCACGCAGTGCGAAAGGTGGTACGTCGGTGACTCAGGTTTCTGCGGCCATCGGTGTGGCGAAAAAAAAACAGCGAATCACGGTGCGTGATGCCTCTTTAAACGATGTAGAGGCCATCGCAGGGTTGATCCAGTACTGGGCCAAAGTGGGCGAAAACCTACCGCGTGCCAAAAGTGACATGATCCACAGTATCAATGAGTTTGCTGTGACTGAGGTCGATGGCAAGGTCACCGGTTGTGCATCGCTTTATATTTACGATACGGGGTTGGCTGAGATCCGCTCCCTGGGCGTCGACCCGTCGATACCAGTAAAAGGACAGGGGCAGCTGCTTGTAGCGCACCTGCTTGCCAAAGCCAAGCGTCTGGCGTTAAAGCGTGTCATTGTGCTGACCCGGGTGCCAGGTTTTTTTGATAAGCAAGGGTTCAGTGGGTGTAACAAAGACAGCCTGCCCGAAAAAGTCATGAAAGACTGTGAACTGTGTTTGCGTAAAAACAACTGCGATGAAGTGGCTATGGAATACATGTTACAGGTTGCAGAACCTGCACGTATACCCTGTCAGTTTGTGGCGTGA
- a CDS encoding ornithine carbamoyltransferase, whose translation MSSHFITGLELDKSQILKLLALASDIKQQPQEFAHALAGKSVVTLFEKPSLRTRLSFDIGINKLGGHAVYLDQQNGAMGSRESVQDFALNIATWADALVARVSSHHTLEVLAEYSDIPVVNSLCDLYHPCQALADFLTLQEVFGDVSQIKLAYLGEGNNVCQSLLLLAATLGADFVAVCPKGHSPDAQIVKQAEQIAAVNGASVLISDRIEAAAGANVLYTDTWVSMGSDTSLEQAKATFMPYQLNQTLLEQTGASTVLHCQPAHRGYEITSEVMDGPKARILQQAENRMHAQNALLLALMNKQIV comes from the coding sequence ATGTCGAGTCATTTTATTACTGGTCTAGAGTTGGATAAAAGCCAGATCCTAAAACTGCTTGCGCTTGCAAGTGACATTAAACAACAGCCGCAGGAATTTGCCCACGCACTGGCGGGTAAATCTGTGGTCACTTTATTTGAAAAGCCCAGCCTCAGAACCCGTTTGTCATTTGATATTGGGATCAACAAACTCGGAGGACACGCCGTTTATCTGGATCAGCAAAACGGTGCTATGGGCAGCCGTGAGTCTGTGCAGGACTTTGCATTGAACATCGCCACCTGGGCAGATGCACTGGTCGCTCGTGTTTCGTCTCATCACACTTTAGAGGTGCTGGCTGAATACTCTGATATCCCGGTGGTGAATAGTCTCTGTGATTTGTATCACCCTTGTCAGGCGCTGGCCGATTTTTTGACGTTGCAGGAGGTGTTTGGCGATGTTAGCCAGATCAAGCTGGCCTACCTGGGCGAAGGCAACAATGTTTGCCAGTCATTATTATTGCTGGCCGCGACTCTGGGGGCCGATTTTGTTGCGGTTTGTCCCAAAGGACACTCTCCTGATGCCCAGATTGTTAAGCAGGCAGAGCAAATTGCGGCGGTAAACGGGGCATCGGTGCTGATCAGCGATCGTATCGAAGCGGCGGCAGGTGCCAATGTGTTGTACACAGATACCTGGGTGTCTATGGGGAGTGATACCTCACTGGAACAGGCGAAAGCGACCTTTATGCCGTATCAGCTCAATCAAACATTACTCGAACAGACCGGGGCCAGCACGGTACTGCATTGCCAGCCTGCTCACCGTGGTTATGAGATCACGTCTGAGGTGATGGACGGGCCTAAAGCACGGATCCTGCAACAGGCTGAGAACCGCATGCATGCGCAAAATGCCCTGTTACTCGCGCTCATGAACAAACAGATCGTCTGA
- a CDS encoding capsule assembly Wzi family protein translates to MMRSCFMLSSLALASASAYSAPWIDAGQSHLKHSIDLLVSAGVIQRPVNQYPLMWNGLVDDLAKADPAQLPEDAQFALQHVNHALDQAKNDKHSGIVTHYGDEQTMPAGFGQQSRSRGGVSSYGQITGSNVSARVQVNYAEDPQDGKKVNHHGSHLAVLLGDWAFSAERLDYWWGPGNENALLLSNNAAPMKALRISRANTNYSGPSFLSFIGPWQITAIAAKQRPQLADASEKDFWGVRVSAFPLPGLEVSYATTASDFVYRTDPEDKTQNQQRLSSMDVKYASRIAGVPVAFYGEVSGDNDQGALPDNGAFTLGAEAFWSTSEYRIKSYLEYSDTETDCQAQQASFQCDFATTGKGADYRERGRWLGAHMGPQATSVSLGANYYGMGGIGGYAKLKRLEFETLNLDRDLIQVGYQQGLFSGLLKLDLAYWRDKGTTDSNNETSASVSWEYRF, encoded by the coding sequence ATGATGCGCTCCTGTTTTATGTTAAGCAGTCTGGCACTGGCCTCAGCATCTGCCTATTCTGCTCCCTGGATTGATGCCGGGCAAAGCCATCTTAAGCATTCGATTGACTTGCTTGTCAGCGCAGGCGTGATTCAACGCCCAGTTAACCAGTACCCTTTGATGTGGAATGGCCTGGTGGATGATCTGGCCAAAGCAGATCCGGCTCAGCTGCCCGAAGATGCTCAGTTTGCGCTGCAACATGTAAACCATGCCTTGGATCAGGCCAAGAATGACAAGCACTCAGGCATAGTCACGCATTATGGTGATGAACAAACGATGCCGGCGGGGTTTGGTCAGCAATCCCGCTCTCGCGGCGGGGTTAGCAGTTATGGTCAGATCACCGGCAGCAATGTCAGTGCACGCGTACAAGTTAACTATGCCGAAGACCCACAAGACGGCAAAAAGGTCAATCATCATGGCAGCCATCTGGCAGTGTTGCTGGGAGACTGGGCGTTTAGCGCAGAGCGACTCGATTACTGGTGGGGTCCGGGTAATGAAAACGCCTTGTTACTCTCTAATAACGCGGCCCCGATGAAAGCGTTGCGTATCAGCCGGGCCAATACCAATTACAGCGGCCCAAGCTTCTTATCATTTATTGGCCCCTGGCAAATTACCGCAATCGCAGCAAAGCAGCGTCCGCAGTTAGCTGACGCCAGCGAAAAAGACTTCTGGGGCGTCAGAGTGTCGGCCTTTCCTTTACCGGGATTGGAAGTATCTTATGCCACCACAGCCAGCGATTTCGTATACCGAACAGACCCGGAGGATAAAACTCAGAACCAGCAACGCCTGAGCAGCATGGATGTCAAATACGCCTCACGTATTGCAGGTGTGCCTGTGGCTTTCTACGGTGAAGTAAGTGGCGACAATGACCAAGGGGCGCTACCAGACAATGGGGCTTTCACCTTAGGCGCAGAAGCTTTCTGGAGCACATCAGAATATCGCATTAAATCCTATCTTGAATACAGTGATACAGAAACGGATTGCCAGGCTCAGCAAGCCAGTTTTCAGTGTGACTTTGCCACCACTGGCAAAGGCGCTGATTACCGCGAACGGGGCCGCTGGCTGGGTGCACACATGGGACCACAGGCAACCTCTGTCAGCTTAGGCGCAAACTATTACGGTATGGGCGGCATAGGCGGTTACGCCAAGCTAAAACGACTAGAATTTGAGACGCTCAATCTCGATCGGGATTTAATTCAGGTTGGTTATCAACAAGGTCTGTTTAGCGGCTTGCTAAAGTTGGATTTGGCGTATTGGCGTGATAAAGGTACGACCGATTCAAACAACGAAACGTCAGCATCCGTCAGTTGGGAGTATCGATTCTAA
- a CDS encoding argininosuccinate synthase gives MENIKKVVLAYSGGLDTSAIVPWLKENYGCEVVAFVADVGQGDEELQGVEEKALASGASECHIVDLKAELVSEYIYPTLQSGAVYEGTYLLGTSMARPIIAKAQVEIARKVGADALSHGCTGKGNDQVRFESCFAALAPDLAVIAPWREWSLSSRESLLDYLAERNIPCAASATKIYSRDANAWHISHEGGELEDPWNQPSDQVWTWTASPEQAPNEAELVSVQIESGQVVAVNGQVLTPYHCLLTLNEIAAKHGVGRIDIVENRLVGMKSRGCYETPGGTVMVAALQAIDELVLDKASRKWKETVANEFAHLVYDGRWFTPLKDSLLAAAQSLAQVATGEVVLKLYKGQVSAVQKRSVNSLYSEDFATFGEDDVYNQSHAEGFIRLFSLSSRIAALNKQKSVK, from the coding sequence ATGGAAAACATTAAAAAAGTAGTGCTGGCTTATTCCGGTGGTCTGGATACCTCAGCGATTGTGCCCTGGTTAAAAGAAAACTATGGCTGTGAAGTGGTCGCGTTTGTAGCCGATGTGGGCCAGGGTGATGAGGAGCTTCAGGGCGTGGAAGAGAAAGCCCTGGCGTCGGGGGCCAGTGAATGTCATATCGTTGATCTCAAAGCTGAACTGGTCAGTGAGTATATTTATCCTACTTTACAAAGTGGTGCGGTGTACGAGGGTACCTATTTACTGGGTACTTCAATGGCTCGACCTATTATTGCTAAGGCACAGGTAGAAATTGCGCGCAAAGTGGGCGCGGATGCACTGTCTCATGGCTGTACGGGTAAAGGCAATGATCAGGTGCGGTTTGAGTCCTGTTTTGCCGCACTAGCACCCGATCTGGCAGTGATTGCGCCATGGCGTGAGTGGTCTCTGTCCAGTCGTGAGTCTTTGCTGGATTATCTGGCTGAACGCAATATTCCGTGTGCAGCTTCTGCAACTAAAATTTATAGCCGTGATGCCAATGCCTGGCATATTTCCCATGAGGGAGGCGAACTGGAAGATCCCTGGAATCAACCGAGTGATCAGGTCTGGACCTGGACGGCTTCGCCTGAGCAGGCACCCAATGAAGCCGAGCTGGTGAGTGTGCAAATTGAGTCTGGGCAGGTGGTGGCGGTTAATGGTCAAGTCCTGACTCCCTATCACTGTTTGCTCACGCTCAATGAAATTGCTGCAAAGCATGGCGTGGGGCGAATTGATATTGTCGAAAACCGCCTGGTGGGTATGAAGTCACGGGGTTGTTATGAAACGCCGGGAGGCACAGTAATGGTGGCCGCATTACAGGCTATTGATGAGCTGGTGCTGGATAAAGCGAGTCGCAAATGGAAAGAAACAGTCGCCAATGAATTTGCCCACTTGGTATATGACGGGCGCTGGTTTACGCCGTTGAAAGATTCTCTGTTGGCTGCGGCGCAATCTCTGGCCCAGGTTGCGACGGGTGAAGTGGTACTGAAGCTATACAAAGGACAGGTCAGTGCCGTGCAAAAACGTTCTGTGAACAGCCTATATAGTGAGGACTTTGCAACCTTTGGCGAAGACGATGTGTACAATCAGTCTCATGCCGAAGGTTTTATTCGCCTGTTCTCTTTGTCCAGCCGTATTGCGGCATTGAACAAACAAAAGTCAGTCAAGTAA
- the argC gene encoding N-acetyl-gamma-glutamyl-phosphate reductase — protein sequence MFNVAIVGASGYSGAELASLVARHPGLHLSGCYVSAQSLDKGKYLSELYPEHTGLLDVSLLPLTDETFADIADSDVDYVCLCTDHKVSVELAQTFLAMGKKVFDLSGAYRLKSSADYEQYYGFSHPYSQWLDKAQYGLVEWYGDVLSEAQLVAVPGCYPTAALNALKPLKQADLLSDDTIIINAVSGVTGAGRKASLTTHFCEVSLAPYGLFNHRHTPEIERYLAHPVLFTPHLGNFPRGILETIYVSLKPGVSAHQVAQAYQVLADEPLIRLKGDALPSIKGVANRAFVDIGWQQQGQQLIVTVAIDNLLKGAAGQALQCMNLASQYPHEQGLMG from the coding sequence ATGTTTAACGTAGCAATTGTTGGCGCCAGCGGATATAGCGGCGCAGAGTTGGCCAGTTTGGTGGCCCGTCATCCGGGTTTGCACCTCAGTGGCTGTTATGTGTCCGCACAGAGTTTAGATAAAGGGAAGTATCTGAGTGAGTTATATCCTGAACATACAGGTTTACTTGATGTCTCCCTGCTCCCTTTGACGGATGAGACGTTTGCAGACATAGCCGACAGTGATGTCGACTATGTCTGCCTTTGTACCGATCACAAGGTAAGCGTTGAGCTTGCCCAGACTTTTCTTGCCATGGGTAAAAAGGTCTTCGACCTGTCCGGTGCTTACCGGCTCAAAAGCAGTGCTGATTACGAACAATATTATGGATTTAGCCACCCTTATTCGCAGTGGCTCGATAAAGCACAGTATGGTCTGGTTGAATGGTACGGTGACGTTTTGAGCGAGGCCCAGCTGGTGGCTGTGCCCGGCTGCTATCCAACCGCCGCATTAAATGCGCTGAAACCTCTTAAACAGGCCGATTTACTAAGCGATGACACCATTATTATTAATGCGGTCTCAGGCGTCACGGGTGCCGGGCGTAAAGCGAGCCTCACAACGCATTTTTGTGAAGTTTCTCTGGCGCCCTATGGTTTGTTTAATCACAGACATACACCTGAAATTGAGCGCTATCTTGCGCATCCCGTTTTGTTTACGCCACACCTGGGAAATTTCCCCCGTGGGATCCTCGAAACTATTTATGTTTCGCTCAAGCCAGGTGTATCTGCACATCAGGTAGCACAGGCCTATCAGGTGCTGGCAGACGAGCCATTGATCCGGCTTAAAGGTGATGCGCTGCCTTCTATCAAAGGGGTGGCAAACCGGGCCTTTGTCGATATTGGCTGGCAACAACAGGGGCAACAACTGATTGTCACAGTGGCCATAGATAATTTATTGAAAGGTGCGGCAGGACAGGCGCTGCAATGTATGAATCTGGCCAGTCAGTATCCGCATGAACAAGGGTTGATGGGGTAA